The DNA region ATCACCATGATGTTGGATAAAGGGATGGGTCCGGTTTCCATCATAGATCTCCTTGAAATCTCTGGAAAATATGTGGACCTGGCTAAATTTGGATGGGGAACTTCAGCTATTCACAACCGCGAAATAATTCAGGAGAAAGTTGAAATCTACCGCTCTTATGGTATTAACCCTTATCCTGGTGGTACTCTCTTTGAAATAGCCTATTCAGAAAATAAGGTAGAGGATTATCTAAAAGAGGCAGATGAACTCGGATTCGGAGCCATTGAAATTTCTGATGGAACAGTTGAAATTTCTCCTGAGGACAGAGAGAAGGTTATATCTATGGTGAAAGATCAAGGATTTCTGGCCATCACTGAAGTTGGGAAAAAGGACCCGGCAAAGGATGGCCTTTTAACAGCAAATGATCGGATGAAAATGGTTAATGAAGACTTAAAATTTGGAGCAGATTATGTTTTAATGGAGGCTCGGGAAGGAGGAAAGGGAATAGGTCTTTTCGATGACAGTGGCCAGGTTAAGAAAGACGAGTTGCAAGTTATTGTTGAAGGTTGTAAAGTGGACAAAATAATATGGGAAGCTCCCCAAAAAAATCAGCAAGCGTATTTTATATTAAAGTTCGGACCCAATGTAAGTTTAGGTAACATCCCTCCAGAGGAGATAACCGCCCTGGAAACCATGCGATTAGGGCTCAGAGGAGACACTTTTGGAAAGGTGAAACTATAATGATTGAGGAGATAACTATTTTAGGGGGATTTGACAAGCAGGGAAACCCCGAACCCGTCAAAAAAGTAGTAATCAGGAAGGGTGAGATCTTCGGTGTGGTCGGTCCCACAGGAAGTGGTAAAAGCTCCCTAATAGGTGATATTGAGC from Methanobacteriaceae archaeon includes:
- the comA gene encoding phosphosulfolactate synthase; translation: MNAFDFLTPQRNPPEGTGITMMLDKGMGPVSIIDLLEISGKYVDLAKFGWGTSAIHNREIIQEKVEIYRSYGINPYPGGTLFEIAYSENKVEDYLKEADELGFGAIEISDGTVEISPEDREKVISMVKDQGFLAITEVGKKDPAKDGLLTANDRMKMVNEDLKFGADYVLMEAREGGKGIGLFDDSGQVKKDELQVIVEGCKVDKIIWEAPQKNQQAYFILKFGPNVSLGNIPPEEITALETMRLGLRGDTFGKVKL